Proteins encoded in a region of the Vibrio sp. CB1-14 genome:
- the wecA gene encoding UDP-N-acetylglucosamine--undecaprenyl-phosphate N-acetylglucosaminephosphotransferase: protein MLTTTAGVLTVSTLSLLSMRKAALRYGFVDSPCNRKRHSGDIPLVGGASLFVSVVFLCLVQPTLVPINLDYLIGGAILVIVGMFDDKYDISAGIRLCLMIILAIWIANVGGHSIENLGDLTGSGKLDIHEYSVVFTAVALIGCITAFNMVDGADGLLSVLASVTLLGLATLFYACGEVNLASFCILFILAMVPYAVCNLDIIPNRSLRVFMGDSGSFLIGFTVIWLMIAATKSSGVPSAEPMMRPVTALWLIAVPLMDMAMVMLRRMKNRRSPFSADRLHLHHICTRLKLGRYQSLFIIGSISLAHALVGVAGEMLQIRESIMLALFLLSFLMYVLSISYIWKLTTFLRHRLNIR, encoded by the coding sequence GTGCTTACAACAACGGCTGGTGTGCTCACGGTATCGACCTTGAGCCTATTATCTATGCGCAAGGCAGCTTTACGATATGGCTTTGTGGATAGCCCTTGTAACAGAAAAAGGCATTCTGGTGATATTCCGCTTGTTGGTGGTGCTTCGCTATTTGTTTCCGTTGTTTTTCTTTGTCTAGTGCAGCCCACGCTTGTTCCGATTAACTTGGACTACCTTATCGGAGGAGCCATCTTGGTCATCGTCGGTATGTTTGATGACAAGTATGATATTTCGGCGGGTATTCGTCTTTGCTTGATGATTATATTAGCAATTTGGATAGCAAATGTTGGCGGACACAGCATTGAAAATCTTGGCGATCTTACGGGTTCAGGCAAACTCGACATTCACGAATATAGTGTGGTCTTTACAGCAGTAGCGCTAATTGGGTGTATTACTGCATTCAATATGGTAGACGGTGCAGATGGGTTGTTGAGTGTTCTAGCCAGCGTTACCCTTCTTGGGCTCGCAACTCTTTTCTATGCATGTGGCGAGGTTAACCTCGCATCCTTTTGCATACTTTTCATCTTAGCTATGGTGCCTTATGCTGTTTGTAATCTAGATATCATACCGAACCGCTCACTGCGCGTTTTTATGGGAGATTCTGGCAGTTTCCTTATTGGGTTTACTGTGATTTGGCTGATGATAGCAGCCACCAAATCGTCAGGAGTCCCTTCAGCAGAGCCTATGATGCGTCCAGTTACTGCACTTTGGCTTATCGCTGTGCCGCTGATGGATATGGCAATGGTCATGCTGCGAAGAATGAAAAATCGACGGTCTCCATTTTCCGCCGATCGGTTGCACTTACATCATATCTGTACGCGCCTAAAATTGGGTCGCTACCAAAGCCTTTTTATCATCGGCAGCATATCACTCGCACATGCTCTTGTTGGAGTAGCAGGAGAGATGCTGCAAATCCGAGAGTCTATCATGCTCGCTCTATTCCTCTTATCGTTCCTCATGTATGTGCTGTCCATTAGCTACATCTGGAAACTGACAACCTTCCTCAGACACCGATTAAACATTCGCTAA
- a CDS encoding SLC13 family permease, translating to MLVLIVFVLTIAGLIRFQSRPAMVFGVAFMVLFASSAVSTQDVLNSMSNQGLLTLVLLMLCSLALEKTRLLRLIAVRVLHQSYLQTWLRLFGITVGASAILNNTAVVSTMLAPIRNNPYHPASKLLLPLSYAAILGGTLTLVGTSTNLIVNSLVLDLQLPSLQFFDFTKVGLMLVASCGVTLLVCSRWLPIHEREFKETQSYFIDAKVLPKSNLVGKSIEQNGLRHLESLFLVEIVRANQLISPVSPTEVLQVNDRLIFSGDIQKVMQLSQFDGLETFAHNNGLPLDNLTEVVIRPESHIVGQTLKKAGFRAKFDAAVVAIRRDGQRVSGKLGEVKIEAGDAFVLAVGSDFAHRQNIQKNFIVLSGVETDSMLTGGKEVLVCLGFFATIALAAFGFIPLFKGLCILLGILLLSHCLSVNELLRRFPVDIWLIIASALVLSQAMTNVGVQYVLEGVVENYLSGMTALTALIIVYLLTWWLTELVTNNAAAALIFPMAVGLAEAMGANSMAFIMAVAFGASASFISPYGYQTNLMVFNAGKYRLIDFIKVGIPVSIVYGITAILGIVTVYGL from the coding sequence ATGCTAGTTCTTATTGTTTTTGTTTTAACTATTGCGGGGTTGATTCGATTTCAAAGTCGACCTGCGATGGTTTTTGGTGTTGCGTTTATGGTGCTTTTTGCATCGAGTGCAGTATCGACACAAGATGTACTTAACAGTATGTCTAACCAGGGCTTATTAACGCTTGTTTTACTTATGCTTTGCTCGCTGGCGTTGGAAAAGACTCGATTGTTGAGATTAATTGCCGTTCGCGTGTTGCACCAAAGCTACTTACAAACCTGGTTGCGCCTTTTTGGTATTACTGTTGGTGCTTCCGCTATTTTGAACAATACAGCGGTCGTTTCTACCATGTTGGCACCGATTAGGAATAACCCCTATCATCCTGCAAGCAAATTGCTTCTTCCTTTGTCTTATGCTGCTATTCTTGGCGGAACGTTAACGCTGGTTGGTACCTCAACCAATCTTATCGTCAACAGCTTAGTTTTAGATCTTCAATTACCTTCACTTCAGTTTTTTGACTTCACTAAAGTTGGTCTCATGTTGGTTGCCTCATGTGGTGTTACTTTATTGGTGTGTAGCCGTTGGCTGCCGATACATGAACGCGAGTTTAAAGAGACCCAAAGCTACTTTATCGATGCTAAGGTGTTACCAAAATCGAACCTTGTTGGTAAAAGCATTGAACAAAATGGCTTAAGGCATTTGGAATCACTGTTTTTAGTCGAGATCGTTCGTGCAAACCAGCTAATCAGTCCGGTGTCACCAACGGAAGTGTTACAGGTCAATGATCGCCTTATTTTTAGTGGTGATATTCAAAAGGTCATGCAGCTTAGTCAGTTTGACGGGCTTGAAACCTTCGCTCACAACAATGGCCTCCCGTTAGACAATTTAACCGAAGTCGTTATCCGGCCGGAAAGTCACATCGTTGGTCAGACACTGAAAAAAGCAGGATTTCGCGCTAAATTTGACGCCGCGGTGGTCGCTATTCGCCGAGACGGTCAAAGGGTGTCTGGAAAGCTCGGTGAGGTTAAAATAGAAGCAGGCGACGCTTTTGTGCTGGCTGTAGGTTCTGACTTTGCCCATAGACAAAATATCCAGAAGAACTTTATTGTCCTGAGTGGTGTTGAAACTGACTCCATGCTGACAGGTGGCAAAGAAGTTTTAGTTTGTTTAGGTTTCTTTGCTACTATAGCGCTTGCAGCATTTGGATTCATTCCCTTGTTTAAGGGATTATGCATCTTGCTTGGTATTTTGCTTCTAAGCCACTGCCTCTCCGTTAATGAATTGCTCCGAAGGTTTCCCGTCGATATTTGGTTAATCATTGCTTCTGCCTTGGTATTATCTCAAGCGATGACAAATGTCGGCGTACAGTATGTACTGGAAGGGGTAGTCGAAAACTATCTGTCTGGAATGACGGCTCTTACCGCGTTAATCATTGTCTATTTGCTCACATGGTGGTTAACCGAACTGGTCACCAACAACGCTGCTGCCGCACTCATATTTCCAATGGCTGTAGGCTTAGCGGAAGCTATGGGCGCAAATAGTATGGCGTTTATCATGGCCGTTGCTTTTGGTGCCAGCGCAAGCTTTATTAGCCCCTATGGCTATCAAACAAACTTGATGGTTTTCAACGCTGGTAAGTATCGACTCATCGATTTTATTAAAGTGGGCATCCCTGTCAGCATAGTGTATGGGATTACGGCTATTCTGGGGATTGTGACGGTTTATGGGTTGTGA
- a CDS encoding four helix bundle protein, with amino-acid sequence MNFEKLEVWRRATRLSANIYRETETLKDFGYRNQLTRSGLSVPSNIAEGMTRTSDREKIRFLEISRSSLAEARTQIYIGSQIGYLPKEIANLWLRETKEIAAMLTGLMKSIKQEGAS; translated from the coding sequence ATGAATTTTGAAAAACTAGAAGTTTGGCGCAGAGCAACTAGGCTCTCTGCCAATATTTATAGAGAGACAGAAACGCTAAAAGATTTCGGTTATAGAAATCAACTCACTCGCTCAGGACTCTCTGTACCCAGTAACATAGCGGAAGGAATGACTCGCACAAGCGATCGTGAAAAGATCCGATTTTTAGAAATCAGTCGTTCATCGCTAGCTGAAGCCAGAACACAAATCTACATTGGCTCACAAATAGGTTATTTGCCTAAAGAAATTGCAAACCTATGGCTTCGCGAAACTAAAGAAATCGCAGCCATGCTGACGGGGCTAATGAAAAGTATTAAGCAGGAAGGAGCGAGCTAA
- the cysC gene encoding adenylyl-sulfate kinase has product MTSPYVEKNAQNEKSSDVVWHLASVSHEERVTQLNQKPAILWFTGLSGSGKSTIANAVDKMLFDLGIKTYLLDGDNVRHGLNGDLGFSDDDRVENIRRVSEVAKLFVDAGIIVSTAFISPFTSDRKIARDLVDSSQFIEIFIDTPLDVCESRDPKGLYKKARSGEIKNFTGISSAYEEPNAPEIHVKCGEKSIEQCAIQIVDYLRDNNYIR; this is encoded by the coding sequence ATGACTTCACCTTATGTCGAGAAAAATGCGCAGAATGAAAAGTCAAGCGATGTCGTTTGGCACTTAGCTTCTGTGAGTCATGAAGAGCGCGTGACACAGTTAAATCAAAAGCCAGCTATTTTGTGGTTTACAGGGCTTAGTGGCTCTGGGAAATCTACGATCGCAAACGCGGTTGACAAGATGTTATTTGATCTAGGTATCAAAACGTACCTTCTAGATGGCGATAATGTTCGCCATGGTTTAAATGGTGACCTAGGCTTTAGTGATGACGACCGAGTAGAAAACATTCGCCGTGTCAGCGAAGTTGCAAAACTTTTCGTTGATGCAGGTATCATAGTATCAACGGCTTTTATCTCCCCTTTTACATCCGATAGAAAGATAGCAAGGGATCTTGTTGACTCGTCTCAATTTATTGAGATTTTTATTGATACCCCTCTTGATGTTTGCGAATCTCGAGATCCCAAAGGCTTATATAAAAAAGCTCGATCCGGCGAAATCAAAAACTTCACTGGTATCTCATCGGCTTATGAGGAACCTAACGCTCCAGAGATACACGTTAAGTGTGGCGAAAAAAGTATCGAACAATGTGCGATACAGATTGTAGATTACCTTCGTGACAACAATTACATCAGATAA
- the cysN gene encoding sulfate adenylyltransferase subunit CysN yields the protein MSHTSNLIAEDIQEYLRVHENKDLLRFLTCGSVDDGKSTLIGRLLYDSKMIFEDQMSAIEKDSKRFNTTDEEFDLALLVDGLQSEREQGITIDVAYRYFSTEQRKFIIADTPGHEQYTRNMATGASTCDLAIILIDARHGVQVQTRRHSYICSLLGIKHIVVAVNKMDIVDYDQDVYKKIKDDYREFSKDLEFTDIRFVPISALKGDNVVNESENMPWYPGSPLMKLLNSVNIHRDGFEAFRFPVQYVNRPNLDFRGFAGTIAAGDIRVGDSVMALPSTKQSKVKSIVTFDGELEKAHVNQAVTITLEDEIDVSRGDMLVRPHEQPESSQLVDADIVWMAEEPLHVDRQYEIKVGAKSVFGEIQNIHYKVDVNTMEQQPTNQLALNEIGHCQVSFTEQVAFDAYNDNRATGAFIIIDRLTNITVGAGMIRRSVEGVIAAKAPEQYSEFELELNKLVTKHFPHWGAKKL from the coding sequence ATGTCACACACATCCAACCTTATTGCTGAAGATATCCAAGAATATCTTCGAGTACATGAAAACAAAGATCTACTGCGCTTTTTAACGTGTGGTAGTGTTGACGATGGCAAATCGACTCTAATCGGTCGTTTGCTTTATGATTCAAAAATGATTTTTGAAGATCAGATGTCAGCGATTGAGAAAGACTCAAAACGCTTTAATACCACTGACGAAGAATTTGACTTAGCACTCTTAGTGGATGGTCTGCAATCAGAGCGTGAGCAAGGCATTACCATCGATGTGGCTTATCGCTACTTCTCGACTGAGCAGCGTAAATTCATTATTGCTGATACTCCAGGGCACGAGCAATATACTCGTAACATGGCGACAGGCGCTTCCACGTGTGACCTTGCTATTATTTTGATTGATGCTCGCCATGGCGTTCAAGTGCAAACTCGTCGTCATAGCTATATTTGTTCATTACTGGGCATTAAACACATCGTTGTAGCTGTGAACAAAATGGATATCGTCGATTACGACCAAGATGTTTACAAGAAAATCAAAGACGACTACCGCGAGTTTTCCAAAGACCTTGAGTTTACAGACATTCGCTTTGTGCCTATTTCTGCTCTTAAAGGCGACAACGTCGTGAACGAGAGCGAGAACATGCCTTGGTACCCTGGCTCTCCACTGATGAAATTGCTCAACTCTGTGAATATTCATCGTGACGGCTTCGAGGCCTTCCGCTTCCCTGTGCAATATGTTAATCGCCCTAACCTCGATTTCCGCGGTTTCGCAGGTACGATTGCCGCTGGTGACATTCGTGTTGGCGACTCAGTGATGGCATTGCCTTCAACCAAACAAAGCAAGGTAAAGTCGATTGTTACTTTTGATGGTGAACTTGAAAAAGCTCACGTTAACCAAGCGGTGACTATCACTCTTGAAGACGAAATCGACGTCAGTCGTGGTGACATGCTAGTACGCCCTCATGAGCAACCGGAGTCGAGCCAATTGGTGGACGCGGATATTGTATGGATGGCAGAAGAACCTCTACATGTTGATCGTCAATATGAGATCAAGGTCGGTGCTAAGTCGGTCTTTGGTGAGATACAGAACATTCATTACAAAGTGGATGTGAACACCATGGAACAACAACCGACGAACCAACTGGCGCTCAACGAAATTGGTCACTGCCAAGTTTCCTTTACCGAGCAAGTGGCTTTCGACGCTTACAATGATAACCGAGCAACAGGCGCGTTTATCATTATTGATCGATTAACGAACATCACTGTTGGTGCAGGTATGATTCGCCGCTCTGTTGAAGGGGTTATCGCCGCAAAAGCGCCAGAGCAGTACTCTGAGTTTGAGCTTGAACTGAATAAGCTGGTAACTAAGCACTTCCCGCATTGGGGAGCGAAAAAGCTTTAG